GACCTGGAAGTCTTCCGCCGAGTAATGCCCCAACAGGTTCACCTCGGCCCGATGCACGCCGTCGTCCACTGTCAGCAGGCCGCCGGCGCCAGAGGCGTTGGTGTTGTAGCTGAGTTGGGTGTTGGCGCCGAAAGTGAGATTGCCGAACGTCAGCATGTCATTGCTCTCAAGGCCGAGGATGCCGGCCAGCGAGCCCGCTGTTTCGGCCTGTGCGATCACCAGCGTGCCTGCGCCTTCGCCGTGGAAGGCGACGGATCCGTGTGCAGCACCGGAGAAGGTCAGGGTCGCGTTACCGTCGATGGTCGCGCTGCCGTCGCCGGTCACGTCGGCCAGCAGGCGCAGGTCACCACCATTGGCCCACAGGTGGCCGGTGTTTTCGACCGTACTGGCCACCGTCATGCCGCCTGGGCCCGTGGACTCCAGCACCCCGCTGTTGGTGATGGTGTGGGTGCCGGTGTCGAGCACCAGGCTGTTCAGCCCGCTGGCCATGATCAGCCCCGAATTGATCAGCACCATCTGCCCGGCACCCAACTGGCCGGCGCCGGAAATGCGGTTGTCGACGTTGTTCAGTACGGTGTCGGCGCTGCCGCCGAAAATCACGTTTTGCGCGTTGTCGGATAGCAGCACCTGGCCGCCACCGGTCAAGGTCGCGCCACGGAACAGAACCTCAAGGCTGGTCGCGCTGCCGGCGGAGCCGAGCTCGATGGTGCCGCTGTTATGGATACTGCCACCGAACGGCATGATCGCGCCGTCGGCAATGGTGATGGTCCCGGCGTTGTTGGTGAGCGGATCGACATCGAACTGGAAGTTCGCTTCGCTCAAGTCCGCCGCATCGATACCTTTGAGAGTGACCGTCTGGCCGGTGCTTATGCTGACCAGTGCATTGCCGTTGGCGTCGTTAGTGATACTCAAGTCTGCAAAGCCGTTGATGCCAGTGAAGCCGACCAAGTCGATCTTGTCCGCTGCGGCATCGAAATTGAAGATCTGGTTGTTGCCGATCGGTTGGGCGAAGACGAAGGTGTCGGCACCTGACGAGCCGGTCAGGTTATCGTTAGCGGACAAGGCGAAGATCGGCGCGCCCGGGGCGTAGACTTCGACGTTGTTGAACACGTACGCGCTGGCGGTGCTGCCGTCGCTGTTGCTCCAGTTCATGTTGACGTCAAGCACCAACGCACCCACGAAGTCGCTTGGGGCTGTCACAGTCAATGCGCCGGGATCGTTGGTGTGCACGGTCCATGTGCCGTCGCCGTTGTCGGTTCCTGCATTGAACACCCACCCCGAGGGAACCCCGCTGATGGATACCGTTACGGGGCCGCTGATATCGGCTAACGGAACGTTGAGGGCTAGATTGATGGGGTCGCCGGCAACGCCTGCCGGAAGGTTGGCACTGCTGCCGGCCGCACCAGGATTACCCGCCAGGTCGGTGTAACTGTTCGCGGCAACGTCGACTTTTATGCTGCCGCCCTGGGTTCTGGTCAGTATTGCCGTGTAGGTATCGCCATCAACCTGGGTAAAGTTACTGAAGGTTCCGCGGGGCACTCCGCTCGTTGTCGTCACTGCGACATCAGACAGGGTGAAACCGCTCACTGTCTCACTAAATTGGAATGTCACCGTCGACGTTGAACCGACCGAACTCCCTAGGGCCGTCCCCGTCACTGCCACCGTCGGCGGCACGGTATCAACTGGCGTCTCAATGACGTTCTGCACGTTTACCGTAATGGTCTGCGTGTCGATTCCGCCATTACCGTCGGCCACCTGAACGTTCACAACATAGGCGTTGTCGCCGGCGGTTCCACCGACATCCTGGGGATTCTCGTAGTCGGGCGCCGAATTGAACGTCAGCACCCCACTCGAACTGATCGAGAATTTGCTGAAGTCCGTCCCGGCTGTACTCAGGATCGAGTAGCTCAGCGTCTGCGCTGGTAGATCAGCGTCAGTCGCCACCACTGTCGTGACCGCCGTGGTGTTCTCCAATACGTTGATCGAAGCCGTCGCACCACCACCGTTGGAGGTGATAATCGGGCTGTTGTCGTTGACGCCTGTCACGGTTACCGCGATCGCCTGGTCGTCGAACAGTGTGCCGTCCGATGCCCGCACAATCACGTCATAAACGTTGTTCGTTCCCGAATCAGTCGGTGCTTCAAAGTTGGGTGCAGAGACAAAGCTCAGCACGCCTGTGCCAGAAACGATCGAGAATTTCGCGGCATCCACTCCACCGACGATGCTGTAGGTCAGCGTTTGTGCCGGCAGGTCTGCATCGGTCGCTGCCACCGTCGTGACCGCTGTGGTGTTCTCAGCCACGTTGATCGAAGCCGTCGCACCAGCACCGTTGGAAGTGATCGTCGGTGAGTCGTTGCTGCCGGCGATATGCACGGTGACCGAAGTGAGGGTGCCATCGGCACTGCTCACGGCAAAGGTGTCGGTGTAGGTGGTGCCGGCGGCGAATTCGTTGTGGGCGGAGTTGGCGACGTAGGTCCAGGCACCGCCGGTGCCGATGGAGAACTGGCCGTAGCTGCCGGCGGTGTTGGTTTGCGCGACGAAGGTTGCGGCGCTGTCGACGTCGCTGATAGTCAGTGTGCCGGCAGTGGAGATGTCGACGGCGGCATTGGTCTCGGTGAGGTTGGCGATGCCGGTGGACAGCACGGCCGCATCGTTGGTGCCGAGGATGTGCACGGTGACCGAAGTGAGGGTGCCATCGGCACTGCTCACGGCGAAGGTGTCGGTGTAGGTGGTGCCGGCGGCGAACTCGTTGTGGGCGGAGTTGGCGACGTAGGTCCAGGCACCACCGGTGCCGATGGAGAACTGGCCGTAGCTGCCGGCGGTGTTGGTTTGTGCGACGAAGGTTGCGGCGCTGTCGACGTCGCTGATGGTCAGGGTGCCGGCAGTGGAGATGTCGACGGCGGCATTGGTCTCGGTGAGGTTGGCGATGCCGGTGGACAGCACGGCCGCATCGTTGGTGCCGAGGATGTGCACGGTGACCGAAGTGAGGGTGCCGTCGGCACTGCTCACGGCGAAGGTGTCGGTGTAGGTGGTGCCGGCGGCGAATTCGTTGTGGGCGGAGTTGGCGACGTAGGTCCAGGCACCACCGGTGCCGATGGAGAACTGGCCGTAGCTGCCGGCGGTGTTGGTTTGTGCGACGAAGGTTGCGGCGCTGTCGACGTCGCTGATGGTCAGGGTGCCGGCAGTGGAGATGTCGACGGCGGCATTGGTCTCGGTGAGGTTGGCGATGCCGGTGGACAGCACGGCCGCATCGTTGGTGCCGAGGATGTGCACGGTGACCGAAGTGAGGGTGCCGTCGGCACTGCTCACGGCGAAGGTGTCGGTGTAGGTGGTGCCGGCGGCGAATTCGTTGTGGGCGGAATTGGCGACGTAGGTCCAGGCTCCGTCGGTGCCGATGGAGAACTGGCCGTAGCTGCCGGCGGTGTTGGTTTGTGCGACGAAGGTTGCGGCGCTGTCGACGTCGCTGATGGTCAGGGTGCCGGCGGTGGAAATGTCGACGGCGGCATTGGTCTCGGTGAGGTTGGCGATGCCGGTGGACAGCACGGCCGCATCGTTGGTGCCGAGGATGTGCACGGTGACCGAAGTGAGGGTGCCATCGGCACTGCTCACGGCGAAGGTGTCGGTGTAGGTGGTGCCGGCGGCGAACTCGTTGTGGGCGGAGTTGGCGACGTAGGTCCAGGCACCACCGGTGCCGATGGAGAACTGGCCGTAGCTGCCGGCGGTGTTGGTTTGTGCGACGAAGGTTGCGGCGCTGTCGACGTCGCTGATGGTCAGGGTGCCGGTGGTGGAAATGTCGACGGCGGCATTGGTCTCGGTGAGGTTGGCGGTGCCGGCGGACAGCACGGCCGCATCGTTGGTGCCGAGGATGTGCACGGTGACCGAAGTGAGGGTGCCGTCGGCACTGCTCACGGCGAAGGTGTCGGTGTAGGTGGTGCCGGCGGCGAACTCGTTGTGGGCGGAGTTGGCGACGTAGGTCCAGGCTCCGTCGGTGCCGATGGAGAACTGGCCGTAGCTGCCGGCGGTGTTGGTTTGCGTGTGGAAGCTTTCCGGGCTGTCGATATCACTGACGGTCAGGCTACCACCCGTAGTCAGCGGAGCATTGGTTTCGGTCAGTGTGACATTGGCCGAGGACAGCACGGCGGCGTCGTTGCTGCCGGTGACAGTGACGGTCACCTGCTGGGTGTCGACGCCGCCGAGGCCATCGCTGACCTGGATGGTGAACACTTCGTTATGGCTCTCGCCGGCCTGCAACGATTGCACGGCACTGGCGACGCCATTGGTGCCGTTGGCCAGGGTGTAAGTCCATTGACCGGTGCCGTCCACCGCGATCGAGCCATAGCTGCCAGTGTTGGACCCGGCAATGCTCCAGGTGGCGGTGGCCGCGTGGTCGATGTCGCTCGAGCTGAATTGGCCGCTGACGCTAAGGGTGGTGTCCTCCTGCACGTTGCCGGCATCGTTGCCGCTGGCGAAGCTGAGCACCGGCGCATCGTTGCTGCCGGTGACCGTCACGGTCACCTGCTGGGTGTCGACGCCGCCGAGGCCGTCGCTGACCTGCACGCTGAACACTTCGTTATGAGTCTCGCCGGCCTTCAGTGACTGCACCGCACTGGCAACGCCATCGGTGCCGTTGGCCAGGGTGTAAGTCCACTGACCGCTGCCGTCGACGGCGATCGAGCCGTAGGTTCCAGTTGCCGAGCCATTGATCGACCAGGTGGCGGTGGCCGCGTGGTCGATGTCGCTCGAGCTGAACTGGCCACTGACGCTGAGGGTGGTGTCTTCCTGCACCGCACCGGCATCGTTGCCGCTGGCGAAGCTGAGTACGGGGGCGTCGTTGCTGCCGGTGACCGTCACGGTCACCTGCTGGGTGTCGACGCCGCCGAGGCCGTCGCTGACCTGCACGCTGAACACTTCGTTATGAGTCTCGCCGACCTTCAGCGATTGCACCGCACTGGCGACACCATCGGTGCCGTTGGCCAGGGTGTAGGTCCACTGGCCCGTGCTGTCGACGGCGATCGAGCCGTAAGTACCGGTATTGGACCCGGCGATGCTCCAGGTGGCGGTGGCCGCATGATCAATGTCGCTCGAACTGAACTGGCCACTGACGCTGAGGGTGCTGTCTTCCTGCACCGCACCGGCATCGTTGCCCGACGCGAAGCTGAGCACCGGCGCATCGTTGCTGCCGGTGACGGTGACAGTCACCTGTTGGGTGTCGACGCCACCGAGGCCATCGCTGACCTGCACGCTGAACACTTCGTTATGACTCTCGCCGGCTTTCAGTGATTGCACGGCACTGGCGACGCCATCGGTGCCGTTGGCCAGGGTGTACGTCCATTGACCGGTGCCGTCGACGGCGATCGAGCCGTAGGTTCCAGTTGCCGAGCCATTGATCGACCAAGTGGCGGTGGCATTGTGATCGATGTCGCTCGAGCTGAACTGGCCACTGACGCTGAGCGTGGTGTCCTCCTGCACGTTGCCTGCATCGTTGCCGCTGGCGAAACTGAGTACGGGTGCGTCATTGCTGCCGGTGACGGTGACAGTCACCTGTTGGGTGTCGACACCGCCGAGGCCATCGCTGACCTGGATGGTGAACACTTCGTTATGACTCTCGCCGGCCTGCAGTGATTGCACGGCACTGGCGACGCCATCGGTGCCGTTGGCCAGGGTGTACGTCCATTGACCGGTGCCGTCGACGGCGATCGAGCCGTAGGTTCCAGTTGCCGAGCCATTGATCGACCAAGTGGCGGTGGCATTGTGATCGATGTCGCTTGAGCTGAACTGGCCACTGACGCTGAGGGTGGTGTCTTCCTGCACGGCGCCGGCATCGTTGCCGTTGGCGAAACTGAGTACGGGTGCGTCGTTGCTGCCGGTGACGGTGACAGTCACCTGCTGGGTGTCGACACCGCCGAGGCCGTCGCTGACCTGGATGGTGAACACTTCGTTGTGACTCTCGCCGGCCTGCAACGATTGCACGGCACTGGCGACGCCATTGGTGCCGTTGGCCAGGGTGTAAGTCCACTGACCGCTGCCGTCGACGGCGATCGAGCCGTAGCTGCCAGTATTGGACCCGGCAATGCTCCAGGTCGCCGTGGCTGCATGATCGATGTCGCTTGAACTGAACTGGCCGCTGACGCTGAGGGTGCTGTCCTCCTGCACGGCGCCGACATCGTTGCCGTTGGCGAAACTGAGCACCGGTGCATCGTTGCTGCCGGTGACGGTGACAGTCACCTGCTGGGTGTCGACACCGCCCAAGCCGTCGCTGACCTGGATGGTGAACACTTCATTGTGACTCTCGCCGGCCTTCAGTGATTGCACGGCACTGGCGACGCCATCGGTGCCGTTGGCCAACGTGTAGGTCCATTGGCCGCTGCTGTCGACGGCGATCGAGCCATAAGTGCCGGTATTGGACCCGGCAATGCTCCAGGTGGCGGTGGCCGCGTGGTCGATGTCGCTCGAGCTGAATTGGCCGCTGACGCTAAGGGTGGTGTCCTCCTGCACGTTGCCGGCATCGTTGCCGCTGGCGAAGCTGAGTACAGGGGCGTCGTTGCTGCCGGTGACAGTCACGGTCACCTGCTGGGTGTCGACGCCGCCGAGGCCGTCGCTGACCTGCACGCTGAACACTTCGTTGTGACTCTCGCCGGCCTGCAACGATTGCACGGCACTGGCGACACCATCGGTGCCGTTGGCCAACGTGTAGGTCCATTGGCCCGTGCTGTCGACGGCGATCGAGCCATAGCTGCCAGTATTGGACCCGGCAATGCTCCAGGTCGCGGTGGCTGCATGATCGATGTCGCTTGAACTGAACTGGCCGCTGACGCTGAGGCTGGTGTCCTCCTGCACGGCGCCGACATCGTTGCCGCTCGCGAAGCTGAGTACGGGTGCGTCGTTGCTGCCGGTGACGGTCACGGTCACCTGCTGGGTGTCGACGCCACCGAGGCCATCGCTGACCTGGATGGTGAACACTTCGTTATGGCTCTCGCCGGCCTGCAACGACTGCACGGCACTGGCGACGCCATCGGTGCCGTTGGCCAGGGTGTAAGTCCATTGACCGGTGCTGTCGACGGCGATCGAGCCGTAGCTGCCGGTGTTTGACCCGGCAATGCTCCAGGTCGCGGTGGCGGCATGATCGATGTCGCTTGAACTGAACTGGCCGCTGACGCTGAGCGTGGTGTCTTCCTGCACCGCGCCGGCATCGTTGCCGTTGGCGAAACTGAGTACGGGTGCGTCGTTGCTGCCGGTGACGGTGACAGTCACCTGCTGGGTGTCGACACCGCCGAGGCCATCGCT
The Pseudomonas sp. GR 6-02 genome window above contains:
- a CDS encoding VCBS domain-containing protein, yielding MATTTTTSGGTVTSFSNTPQAQDDIFTTGVIGTSSVTITEDLQGVVYLDVMSNDLGGNAKTLWSVDNATSLSTATKVYAPADLLVQDTSRIEATSTDTSLNGAKIWITSDGKVGYDAATLSTAFKTQLQELAAGASLADSFTYAIRLGNGTLSWATAQVQFAGMNDSVTMNVSVQAGTVTEDAPTTPSTTDSLSTTGTIAFSDVDLSDTHTASFVAAGGNTTALGNFSLASVIEAANAANGTVNWTYTVNNAAAQYLAQGQTATETYVVTVNDGHGSSTTQNVIITITGTNDQVHITSGVQTGDAKEDSGDYAANGSITFTDADLIDTHSVTVTPGASGYLGSFTTDPLHDSTGTGSGSLGWHFAVDNAAVQFLGEGQILTQTYNVAIGDGTVQTVTITITGTNDRPTLTIADTTGAMSEGNGTATLSDSGALSFADVDNIDVVTVSHASNGNIAWSGGTLDAGVASALVAGFSVDHNSWDYSTSQNLDFLGAGETVTFSYTVVATDNSGAANAASATQTVTITITGSNDAPVLSFASGNDAGAVKEDTTLSVSGQFNSTDIDHAATATWSIAGSNTGTYGSIAVDSSGKWTYTLANGTDGVASAVQSLKVGESHNEVFSVQVSDGLGGVATHLVTVTVTGSNDAPVLSFASGNDAGAVQEDTTLSVSGQFSSTDIDHAATATWSIAGSNTGTYGSIAVDSSGQWTYTLANGTNGVASAVQSLQAGETHNEVFTIQVSDGLGGVDTQQVTVTVTGSNDAPVLSFASGNDVGAVQEDSTLSVSGQFSSTDIDHAATATWSIAGSNTGTYGSIAVDSSGQWTYTLANGTNGVASAVQSLQAGETHNEVFTIQVSDGLGGVDTQQVTVTVTGSNDAPVLSFASGNDVGAVQEDSTLSVSGQFSSTDIDHAATATWSIAGSNTGSYGSIAVDSSGQWTYTLANGTDGVASAVQSLKAGETHNEVFSVQVSDGLGGVATQQVTVTVTGSNDAPVLSFASGNDVGAVQEDSTLSVSGQFSSTDIDHAATATWSIAGSNTGTYGSIAVDSSGQWTYTLANGTNGVASAVQSLQAGETHNEVFTIQVSDGLGGVDTQQVTVTVTGSNDAPVLSFASGNDVGAVQEDTTLSVSGQFSSSDIDHAATATWSIAGSNTGSYGSIAVDSSGQWTYTLANGTDGVASAVQSLQAGETHNEVFSVQVSDGLGGVDTQQVTVTVTGSNDAPVLSFASGNDVGAVQEDTTLSVSGQFSSSDIDHAATATWSINGSATGTYGSIAVDSSGQWTYTLANGTNGVASAVQSLQAGESHNEVFTIQVSDGLGGVDTQQVTVTVTGSNDAPVLSFANGNDAGAVQEDTTLSVSGQFSSSDIDHAATATWSIAGSNTGSYGSIAVDSSGQWTYTLANGTNGVASAVQSLQAGESHNEVFTIQVSDGLGGVDTQQVTVTVTGSNDAPVLSFASGNDAGAVQEDSTLSVSGQFSSSDIDHAATATWSIAGSNTGSYGSIAVDSSGQWTYTLANGTDGVASAVQSLKAGESHNEVFSVQVSDGLGGVDTQQVTVTVTGSNDAPVLSFASGNDAGAVQEDSTLSVSGQFSSSDIDHAATATWSIAGSNTGTYGSIAVDSTGQWTYTLANGTDGVASAVQSLQAGESHNEVFSVQVSDGLGGVDTQQVTVTVTGSNDAPVLSFASGNDAGAVQEDSTLSVSGQFSSTDIDHAATATWSIAGSNTGTYGSIAVDSTGQWTYTLANGTDGVASAVQSLKAGETHNEVFSVQVSDGLGGVDTQQVTVTVTGSNDAPVLSFASGNDAGAVQEDSTLSVSGQFSSSDIDHAATATWSIAGSNTGSYGSIAVDSTGQWTYTLANGTDGVASAVQSLKVGETHNEVFSVQVSDGLGGVDTQQVTVTVTGSNDAPVLSFASGNDAGNVQEDTTLSVSGQFSSSDIDHAATATWSIAGSNTGTYGSIAVDSTGQWTYTLANGTNGVASAVQSLQAGETHNEVFSVQVSDGLGGVDTQQVTVTVTGSNDAPVLSFANGNDAGAVQEDTTLSVSGQFSSSDIDHAATATWSIAGSNTGSYGSIAVDSTGQWTYTLANGTDGVASAVQSLQAGESHNEVFTIQVSDGLGGVDTQQVTVTVTGSNDAPVLSFANGNDAGAVQEDTTLSVSGQFSSSDIDHAATATWSIAGSNTGSYGSIAVDSTGQWTYTLANGTDGVASAVQSLQAGESHNEVFTIQVSDGLGGVDTQQVTVTVTGSNDAPVLSFASGNDVGAVQEDTSLSVSGQFSSSDIDHAATATWSIAGSNTGSYGSIAVDSTGQWTYTLANGTDGVASAVQSLQAGESHNEVFSVQVSDGLGGVDTQQVTVTVTGSNDAPVLSFASGNDAGNVQEDTTLSVSGQFSSSDIDHAATATWSIAGSNTGTYGSIAVDSSGQWTYTLANGTDGVASAVQSLKAGESHNEVFTIQVSDGLGGVDTQQVTVTVTGSNDAPVLSFANGNDVGAVQEDSTLSVSGQFSSSDIDHAATATWSIAGSNTGSYGSIAVDGSGQWTYTLANGTNGVASAVQSLQAGESHNEVFTIQVSDGLGGVDTQQVTVTVTGSNDAPVLSFANGNDAGAVQEDTTLSVSGQFSSSDIDHNATATWSINGSATGTYGSIAVDGTGQWTYTLANGTDGVASAVQSLQAGESHNEVFTIQVSDGLGGVDTQQVTVTVTGSNDAPVLSFASGNDAGNVQEDTTLSVSGQFSSSDIDHNATATWSINGSATGTYGSIAVDGTGQWTYTLANGTDGVASAVQSLKAGESHNEVFSVQVSDGLGGVDTQQVTVTVTGSNDAPVLSFASGNDAGAVQEDSTLSVSGQFSSSDIDHAATATWSIAGSNTGTYGSIAVDSTGQWTYTLANGTDGVASAVQSLKVGETHNEVFSVQVSDGLGGVDTQQVTVTVTGSNDAPVLSFASGNDAGAVQEDTTLSVSGQFSSSDIDHAATATWSINGSATGTYGSIAVDGSGQWTYTLANGTDGVASAVQSLKAGETHNEVFSVQVSDGLGGVDTQQVTVTVTGSNDAPVLSFASGNDAGNVQEDTTLSVSGQFSSSDIDHAATATWSIAGSNTGSYGSIAVDGTGQWTYTLANGTNGVASAVQSLQAGESHNEVFTIQVSDGLGGVDTQQVTVTVTGSNDAAVLSSANVTLTETNAPLTTGGSLTVSDIDSPESFHTQTNTAGSYGQFSIGTDGAWTYVANSAHNEFAAGTTYTDTFAVSSADGTLTSVTVHILGTNDAAVLSAGTANLTETNAAVDISTTGTLTISDVDSAATFVAQTNTAGSYGQFSIGTGGAWTYVANSAHNEFAAGTTYTDTFAVSSADGTLTSVTVHILGTNDAAVLSTGIANLTETNAAVDISTAGTLTISDVDSAATFVAQTNTAGSYGQFSIGTDGAWTYVANSAHNEFAAGTTYTDTFAVSSADGTLTSVTVHILGTNDAAVLSTGIANLTETNAAVDISTAGTLTISDVDSAATFVAQTNTAGSYGQFSIGTGGAWTYVANSAHNEFAAGTTYTDTFAVSSADGTLTSVTVHILGTNDAAVLSTGIANLTETNAAVDISTAGTLTISDVDSAATFVAQTNTAGSYGQFSIGTGGAWTYVANSAHNEFAAGTTYTDTFAVSSADGTLTSVTVHILGTNDAAVLSTGIANLTETNAAVDISTAGTLTISDVDSAATFVAQTNTAGSYGQFSIGTGGAWTYVANSAHNEFAAGTTYTDTFAVSSADGTLTSVTVHIAGSNDSPTITSNGAGATASINVAENTTAVTTVAATDADLPAQTLTYSIVGGVDAAKFSIVSGTGVLSFVSAPNFEAPTDSGTNNVYDVIVRASDGTLFDDQAIAVTVTGVNDNSPIITSNGGGATASINVLENTTAVTTVVATDADLPAQTLSYSILSTAGTDFSKFSISSSGVLTFNSAPDYENPQDVGGTAGDNAYVVNVQVADGNGGIDTQTITVNVQNVIETPVDTVPPTVAVTGTALGSSVGSTSTVTFQFSETVSGFTLSDVAVTTTSGVPRGTFSNFTQVDGDTYTAILTRTQGGSIKVDVAANSYTDLAGNPGAAGSSANLPAGVAGDPINLALNVPLADISGPVTVSISGVPSGWVFNAGTDNGDGTWTVHTNDPGALTVTAPSDFVGALVLDVNMNWSNSDGSTASAYVFNNVEVYAPGAPIFALSANDNLTGSSGADTFVFAQPIGNNQIFNFDAAADKIDLVGFTGINGFADLSITNDANGNALVSISTGQTVTLKGIDAADLSEANFQFDVDPLTNNAGTITIADGAIMPFGGSIHNSGTIELGSAGSATSLEVLFRGATLTGGGQVLLSDNAQNVIFGGSADTVLNNVDNRISGAGQLGAGQMVLINSGLIMASGLNSLVLDTGTHTITNSGVLESTGPGGMTVASTVENTGHLWANGGDLRLLADVTGDGSATIDGNATLTFSGAAHGSVAFHGEGAGTLVIAQAETAGSLAGILGLESNDMLTFGNLTFGANTQLSYNTNASGAGGLLTVDDGVHRAEVNLLGHYSAEDFQVTDGGAAGTQVSYHGESSGTLVGTMLADTINGGDGNDIIVGRGGADTLSGGAGADVFAYFNVNEGGDHILDYNYAEGDKIDLSALLKANFVAGTSQVSDFVQVVQTGNDITVKVDPDGASNGKNFVDVAVLDHAGTPGPDLVRTWFGDAEHTLTA